From Neodiprion pinetum isolate iyNeoPine1 chromosome 7, iyNeoPine1.2, whole genome shotgun sequence, a single genomic window includes:
- the ArgRS-m gene encoding probable arginine--tRNA ligase, mitochondrial, with protein MSVRIRTELCKKIRGSLGTTQPPEALNSALSYLELRRDNSSGDFVVSLPLKTGEYDARSSADNIASLKPDGLFTEVRLSGDRLDNVSFRLNRDRCIREILENDSSTITIPGVNSGGKKIIVEFSSPNIAKPFHVGHLRSTIIGNYIANVNDFLCNDVRRINYLGDWGTQFGFVQLGIDLLNVTEEKMKREPIKLLYDAYVHANKLAVTDPSIAERARQIFNDLESGNARDIEKWETFRRFTVDELSATYERLGVRFDEYNWESTYNAKKISQIISFMESQGFLITDSEGRKVFPFHEKRNVPIIKSDGSTLYITRDIAAAMDRFDKYKFDAMYYVVDTAQNEHFVTLIKILEKMKCSWADRLLHVKFGRIKGMSTRKGSAVFLQDILDETLAVMRENQIQSPTTKVSLATSDKSTDILGISAVIINDLKQRRSKDYNFDWNKALDIKGDTGVKLQYVHCRLTSLEENSGAKLPTECDPSLLREQIIEELIAQIGRFDQAVVRSHRELEPCVLVNYLFALSHAINKGLKELRVKGEPEDVASQRLLVFYAAKRVLAQGMKLLGLHPLNKM; from the exons ATGAGCGTCAGAATACGAACTGAGCTGTGCAAAAAG ATCAGAGGATCTTTGGGAACTACTCAGCCACCTGAGGCTTTAAACTCTGCTCTTTCTTACCTCGAATTGAGACGGGACAATTCGAGCGGTGACTTTGTTGTCTCATTGCCGTTGAAAACTGGAGAATATGATGCGAGGAGTTCCGCGGATAATATCGCTTCGTTAAAGCCTGACGGTTTGTTTACTGAGGTTCGATTGAGCGGAGATAGATTAGACAATGTATCGTTTCGTTTGAACAGGGACCGCTGTATCAGAGAGATTTTGGAGAATGATTCCAGCACAATTACGATACCCGGAGTCAACAGCGGAGGGAAAAAGATCATCGTTGAGTTCAGTTCTCCTAACATTGCAAAGCCCTTTCACGTCGGTCATTTGCGCTCTACTATCATTGGAAACTACATTGCAAACGTCAATGACTTCCTATGCAACGACGTCAGGAGGATTAATTACCTAGGTGATTGGGGGACACAGTTTGGATTTGTACAGCTCGGTATTGATTTGCTCAATGTGACCGAAGAGAAGATGAAAAGGGAACCGATCAAGCTGCTTTACGACGCTTATGTTCACGCCAATAAGCTCGCCGTAACTGATCCGTCGATAGCCGAGAGAGCAAGACAAATCTTCAATGATTTAGAATCCGGGAATGCAAGGGATATCGAGAAGTGGGAAACGTTTAGGCGGTTCACTGTCGACGAGCTATCGGCAACCTACGAAAGACTCGGCGTCAGATTCGACGAGTACAACTGGGAATCTACTTACAATGCTAAGAAAATCTCTCAGATCATATCATTTATGGAATCGCAAGGTTTCCTCATCACCGACAGTGAGGGCAGGAAGGTGTTTCCTTTTCACGAGAAACGCAATGTACCGATAATCAAAAGTGATGGATCAACGCTGTACATAACAAGAGACATAGCGGCAGCTATGGACAGATTCGATAAATACAAGTTTGACGCCATGTATTACGTTGTCGACACTGCCCAAAACGAGCACTTTGTAACCTTGattaaaatacttgaaaaaatgaaatgttcCTGGGCGGACAGACTCCTGCACGTCAAATTTGGTAGGATCAAAGGCATGAGCACCAGAAAGGGTTCGGCTGTGTTTTTACAAGATATTTTAGATGAAACGCTGGCAGTGATGAGGGAAAATCAGATTCAGTCGCCGA CCACGAAAGTATCCCTCGCTACTTCCGACAAGTCGACAGACATTTTGGGTATATCTGCCGTGATTATAAACGATTTGAAACAGAGAAGATCAAAGGATTATAATTTCGATTGGAACAAAGCATTGGAC ATTAAAGGCGATACTGGGGTAAAATTGCAGTACGTTCACTGCAGGCTGACGAGCCTGGAAGAAAATTCCGGAGCAAAGTTGCCGACCGAATGCGATCCGTCGCTTTTGCGGGAGCAGATTATTGAAGAGCTCATTGCTCAAATCGGCAGATTTGATCAAGCAGTTGTTAGGTCCCACCGAGAACTGGAGCCTTGCGTTCTGGTCAACTATCTTTTCGCACTTAG CCATGCCATAAACAAGGGACTCAAAGAGCTCAGGGTCAAGGGAGAACCGGAGGACGTTGCCTCTCAAAGACTGCTGGTCTTTTACGCAGCCAAAAGGGTTCTCGCTCAGGGCATGAAACTGCTGGGACTGCATCCTCTGAATAAAATGTAA